The following nucleotide sequence is from Syntrophomonadaceae bacterium.
GCGCGGAGCTGGCGGCAAAGGTCGGCGCGGTTAGTGCCGACCACCTGCTCAAGGCTTCGGAACAGGGGATGGAAAAAATGGCCAGGGCTGGGGTAATAGCGGTCCTGTTGCCGGGCACAGCTTTTTTCCTGATGGAGCCCTATGCCCCGGCGCGGCAGTTGATCGAAAAAAGGGTGGCCGTCGCCTTGTCGACTGACCGCAACCCTGGCTCCTCACCCACGGAATCGATGCAGTTGATTATCACCCTGGCCTGCCTGAAAATGCGGATGACCCCGGCGGAAGCCTTGAACGCTGCGACAATCAATGCTGCACATGCCCTGAGGCGGGCACACCTTACCGGCAGCCTGGAGGCTGGCAAACAAGCGGATATTATCATCATGAACGCTCCTGATTACAAGTACATTCCTTACCACTACGGCGTCAATCTGGTAGAAAGTGTTTTTAAACGCGGGGCCAAGGTTGTTTAGCTCCTCTTGTTGACGCTCTGTCGACGCAACAATGATATAGTGTTGTAAATAAAAGACAAGGGGGAGTAGCAGGTGCTAAACAAAGACATCGGTTCTGCGATGACCGTAAAGCTTGATCATGAGCTGCCTGCCATGCCCGAATTTGTGGCAGGCATCAGGAGAGCTCCGTCCAGGGGATTTACGCTCAATCGGCAGCAGACAGAAACCGCCCTCAAAAATGCCTTGAGGTATGTGCCCGAAGAGTTCCATGCGGCAGTTGCGCCGGAGTTTCTGCAAGAGCTCATCACCCAGGGGAGAATCTACGGCTACCGTTTCCGGCCCCAGGGCAGTATTAAGGCCAAGCCTATTGACCATTACCAGGGGAATTGTATCGAGGGTAAAGCATTCCAGGTGATGATCGACAACAACCTTGATTTTGACGTTGCGCTGTACCCGTATGAACTGGTGACATATGGCGAGACCGGCAGTGTGTTTCAAAACTGGATGCAGTACCGGCTGGTGAAAAAGTACCTGGAAGTGATGGCAGACCACCAGACACTTGTGGTGGAGTCGGGGCACCCGCTGGGGTTGTTCCGCTCGCGGCCTGAAAGCCCCCGGGTGATCATCACCAACGCCCTGATGGTCGGCATGTTTGATAATCAGAAAGACTGGGAAGTAGCCCAGCAGATGGGGGTAGCCAACTACGGCCAGATGACCGCCGGCGGCTGGATGTATATCGGACCCCAGGGGATTGTGCACGGGACATATAACACACTATTAAATGCGGGGCGGCTTAAACTGGGTATCGGGCAGGATGAAAACCTGCAGGGCAAGCTGTTTGTGAGTTCGGGGCTAGGCGGGATGAGCGGCGCGCAGCCAAAGGCGGTGGAAATCGCCGGGGGCGTTGGCATTATAGCCGAAGTTGATTACTCCAGAATTAAAACCAGGCATGAGCAGGGTTGGGTAAGTAAAGTCTCCCCGGACCTGGCTGAGGTTTTCAGCTGGGCCAAAGAACATGCCGCCGCCGGAGAGGCTGTTTCCATTGCCTATTACGGCAACATCGTCGATTTGCTCGCTTACGCTGTGGAAAAAAACATCAAGATCGACCTGCTTTCAGACCAGACCTCCTGCCATGCGGCGTATGACGGCGGCTATTGCCCGCAGGAGCTGACCTTTGCCGCAAGGACAGAGATGTTAAAGAGTGACCGGCCTAAGTTTGCGCAGCTGGTGGATGCGTCACTGCGCAGGCATTTCGAGCTGATCAAAGCGCTGGTGGAAAGAGGAACTTATTTCTTTGACTACGGCAATTCTTTCCTGAAAGCGGTTTTTGACGCCGGTGTGCAAGAAGTATCCAAAAACGGTGTTGACGAAAAAGAAGGCTTTATCTTCCCCTCCTATGTGGAAGATATTATGGGACCTGAGCTGTTTGACTTTGGCTATGGGCCTTTCCGCTGGATCTGCTTAAGCGGCAGCCCGGAAGACTTAAGAAAAACCGACTCCGCCGCCATGGCCTGTATTGACCCCAATAGAAGAGGTCAGGACAGGGACAATTATGTGTGGGTGCGGGACGCGGAGAAAAACAGGCTGGTGGTCGGCACCCAAGCCAGGATCCTTTACCAGGATGCCATGGGTCGCCTGCGGATCGCCCTTAAATTCAATGAACTGGTGCGAAACGGCGAAGTCGGGCCGATCATGCTTGGCCGTGACCACCATGATGCAGGCGGCACCGATTCCCCCTTCAGGGAAACCGCAAATATCAAGGACGGCAGCAATGTAATGGCAGACATGGCGACCCAGTGTTTCGCCGGCAACGCCGCCAGGGGGATGAGCCTTGTGGCCTTGCATAACGGCGGCGGCGTAGGCATCGGGAAAGCGATTAACGGCGGCTTCGGCATGGTGCTCGATGGCAGCGAACGTGTCGACAACATCCTGAAATGCGCGATGCCGTGGGATGTAATGGGCGGAGTGGCCAGAAGAGCCTGGGCCCGGAATAAAAACTCCATCTTCACCAGCATGGAATACAACCGGGAGCACCAGGGGAAAGACCAGATCACACTGCCGTATATTCCAAGGGAGGAACTGGTAACGGAGCTGGTAGCCCGGGCTTTTGCCTAATAACCGGATTAAGTTCAACTCCCACTACTCAATCCAAGGAGGCAGGAAATATGTCTCCAATTAAGGTACAGCTGTTCGGTACCCCTGCCGTGTATGCAGACGGTGCCAAGGTCTTTTTCCCGTTCCGCAAGGCGGAAGCCTTGTTTTATTACCTCGTGGTCAACAGGCAGGCCAGCCGGGATGAACTGGTAAACATTCTTTGGGGTGAACTAACAGAAGAAACAGCCAGAAAAAACCTGCGCAACGCTCTTTATAAAATCAAAAAAGCCTTTAATGCCGATGTCCTGGTGTCACCTCGCAAGGCGGTGATCATGCTGAATCCTGCACTTGACTTGGAAACAGACCTGGCCCAATTCAGCGGCAGGGGCAAAACAGACTTGGAAGTTTACCAGGGACCGTTTCTTCAGGGGTTCCTGGTCAGGGACGGAGACGCCTTTGAGGAATGGATGCTGCAAAAAAGAAACCAGTACCAGGAACGCTATGTCAAATTGCTCTACGAGGAAATAAAAGCAAGAAATTGTGCCCAGCTTTCCGTGGATGAACCGGCCTTGCGGCTGATTGAAGTGGACGAATTTGACGAAAAGGCTTACCGGATCCTGATGCGGCACTATGCTGATACCGGTTCGTACAACAAAGCGCTGGAACTGTACGAGCGGCTGTGCTCTATTCTGGAAAGGGAGCTAGGGGTACAGCCCGAAGAACAGACCGCCGCGCTGCATTTAGAAATCTTGCACAAGAGGGACCTGGTGGTTAAATCGGTCAAGGCGGAGCGAGAAGCGTTCTTCTTTGGTCGGCAGCAGGAACTGAACAGGCTCTGCAGGGCTTTTAATGCCTTTCTGGAAACAGGACAAACCAGGGCGGTACTCATTCTCGGTGAGGCCGGTATTGGCAAAACCCGCCTGAAAGAAGTTTTTTTTAATAATTTGCGCACTGACTTCTGCCTGCTGGAGGCATACTGCTACCAGGCGGAAGAGGAGTTTCTCTTAAAACCTTGGCACCCGATCTTTTCCCGGCTGGTGACGCTGGTCAAAGAAGCGGAGCTTACCCTGCCGGTTGCGTGGGTGAGCAACATCGCCGCTTTTTTCCCATCTTTTGCCCTCGCCAGTGCCGGGCAGCCGGAAATGGAAACAAAAGAGCCGGGGCACTTTGACTACCAGTATGCCATTGATGCTATCCTCAGCATACTGGCCCTCATTAGTAAAAAAAGGACGCTGATTTTGGCTCTGGAAGATCTGCAGTGGATGGATACCGTGAGCCGGAATCTCCTGAAAAACATCCTCCTGAACAGGGACTTGAAACTTTTTTTTATCGGTACCAGCCGCAGCGGCTATGGGACAGGGACTGAAGGCTGGCTCTCACCCCTGGCTAAAGAAGACCGCCTGGAAAGAGTCGAACTTCAACGCTTCTCGCTGGAAGAAGTGGGCGAATTTGCGACCCGGTACTTGTCCGAACTGAAGTTAACCCAGCAGCAGGTCAGAAAAATCTTCGATGATACCGAGGGCAACACGTTCTTTCTCATCGAGTATCTAAACAGTGTCCGCGACAAGGGCCGGTTAGGGGCCATGTCCAATAAGGCACTGGACATTCTGAAAAGCCGTTTTGTGGATGTGAGCCAAGATGGCATGAAGCTTTTAAACCTGTTGTCACTCTTTTTCCACCGGGTCCCGGTGGATATCCTGCTGGCCATCACCGGCAAAGACCGGCAAGAGATTATGGAAGCCCTCGAAGAATTGGAATTAAAAGGGATCATCAGGGAAACGGCAAATCCCGACAAGGTAAGCGTGGAGTTTACCCACCAGAAGTTAAGGGAGTTTATCTATAACCAGCAGCCTGTCTTTAAGAGGAGACAATTGCATGAAAA
It contains:
- a CDS encoding urocanate hydratase; translated protein: MTVKLDHELPAMPEFVAGIRRAPSRGFTLNRQQTETALKNALRYVPEEFHAAVAPEFLQELITQGRIYGYRFRPQGSIKAKPIDHYQGNCIEGKAFQVMIDNNLDFDVALYPYELVTYGETGSVFQNWMQYRLVKKYLEVMADHQTLVVESGHPLGLFRSRPESPRVIITNALMVGMFDNQKDWEVAQQMGVANYGQMTAGGWMYIGPQGIVHGTYNTLLNAGRLKLGIGQDENLQGKLFVSSGLGGMSGAQPKAVEIAGGVGIIAEVDYSRIKTRHEQGWVSKVSPDLAEVFSWAKEHAAAGEAVSIAYYGNIVDLLAYAVEKNIKIDLLSDQTSCHAAYDGGYCPQELTFAARTEMLKSDRPKFAQLVDASLRRHFELIKALVERGTYFFDYGNSFLKAVFDAGVQEVSKNGVDEKEGFIFPSYVEDIMGPELFDFGYGPFRWICLSGSPEDLRKTDSAAMACIDPNRRGQDRDNYVWVRDAEKNRLVVGTQARILYQDAMGRLRIALKFNELVRNGEVGPIMLGRDHHDAGGTDSPFRETANIKDGSNVMADMATQCFAGNAARGMSLVALHNGGGVGIGKAINGGFGMVLDGSERVDNILKCAMPWDVMGGVARRAWARNKNSIFTSMEYNREHQGKDQITLPYIPREELVTELVARAFA
- a CDS encoding AAA family ATPase; amino-acid sequence: MSPIKVQLFGTPAVYADGAKVFFPFRKAEALFYYLVVNRQASRDELVNILWGELTEETARKNLRNALYKIKKAFNADVLVSPRKAVIMLNPALDLETDLAQFSGRGKTDLEVYQGPFLQGFLVRDGDAFEEWMLQKRNQYQERYVKLLYEEIKARNCAQLSVDEPALRLIEVDEFDEKAYRILMRHYADTGSYNKALELYERLCSILERELGVQPEEQTAALHLEILHKRDLVVKSVKAEREAFFFGRQQELNRLCRAFNAFLETGQTRAVLILGEAGIGKTRLKEVFFNNLRTDFCLLEAYCYQAEEEFLLKPWHPIFSRLVTLVKEAELTLPVAWVSNIAAFFPSFALASAGQPEMETKEPGHFDYQYAIDAILSILALISKKRTLILALEDLQWMDTVSRNLLKNILLNRDLKLFFIGTSRSGYGTGTEGWLSPLAKEDRLERVELQRFSLEEVGEFATRYLSELKLTQQQVRKIFDDTEGNTFFLIEYLNSVRDKGRLGAMSNKALDILKSRFVDVSQDGMKLLNLLSLFFHRVPVDILLAITGKDRQEIMEALEELELKGIIRETANPDKVSVEFTHQKLREFIYNQQPVFKRRQLHEKVALVLERNLRDEHRDILLYSKLIYHFSEAGNTAKTLKYRLKNLNLYLDYCHELFPTVIDFSGKPEKTFIVSNDQLLKYFREIESLLANLDAAGDDLQILDDRMSFLYLKGRHLIRQGDYKEGTRLIGELARLAGERDNRELIIKANLQLIYYCIQTHRVADMKHYLGVVTQVNENDQASETTGILLRLNGLCHLMSGELTKAEELFNQSIRFFSDANITMEKYALNIAACYNYLGEIRRYGKEFAKALNCYDKALGISEEKKVFRSYSLFNTCAGQAALGLGDHARAFHYLKRAIKHYEQSDLIWRRSVAESYLALLSVTAGGYNDAYRYLESAEKFADKMQNPYESGLIYLVKAQIRAKMHGNPELSAVFHQKLDRDLAFYCRQGLEVLKQVPYCYESKILKELALEGGTGLK